A single Scleropages formosus chromosome 4, fSclFor1.1, whole genome shotgun sequence DNA region contains:
- the LOC108921183 gene encoding olfactory receptor 7G1-like: MLSNTSEVSLILIMKPLDIPTSSIYPSFFLGMLAYCLILVFNLTILLTIVLNKQLHKPMYLLLMNLSINDMTGATAFYPQLISSILSQDRSISKPACILQAVMVHMYGGGSLLTLTAMAYDRYVAICSPLRYNAIMSPGHLARIIATVWFVDMTVMGVLFSLLGRFPFCHSILPDIVCTNSALTKLMCEDTTVNNYYGIFLTIFLQSIALITVIFTYKQILLCCLRNRQSDTKKKAAWTCATHLAVFVLFELTTLFTVISYRFSAVSPVLQRAIGISAIVFPPLLNPLIYGLNTKEIRTKVIHFFNKTAFSFFKQCSLRRKIFHK, translated from the coding sequence atgttgtCCAACACATCTGAAGTTTCATTGATCTTGATCATGAAACCTCTGGACATACCAACATCGAGTATCTACCCTTCATTCTTCCTTGGAATGCTTGCGTATTGCCTGATTCTAGTCTTCAACCTAACGATCCTCCTCACCATCGTCCTCAACAAGCAGCTGCACAAGCCCATGTACCTTTTGCTCATGAACTTGTCCATTAATGATATGACAGGTGCCACTGCTTTCTACCCTCAGCTGATCTCCAGCATCCTGTCACAGGACCGGTCCATCTCCAAACCAGCCTGTATTCTTCAGGCAGTGATGGTGCACATGTACGGGGGTGGCTCCCTGCTCACCCTGACAGCTATGGCATACGACAGGTACGTTGCTATCTGTAGCCCTCTGAGATACAATGCGATCATGTCCCCTGGACATTTGGCGAGGATCATTGCCACCGTGTGGTTTGTTGACATGACTGTGATGGGAGTCCTGTTCTCCCTGCTTGGACGCTTCCCCTTCTGCCATTCCATTCTCCCTGACATTGTCTGCACCAACTCTGCACTCACCAAGCTCATGTGTGAGGACACCACTGTCAATAACTACTACGGGATCTTTCTCACCATTTTTTTACAGAGCATAGCCTTAATCACAGTGATCTTTACCTACAAACAGATCTTGCTCTGTTGTCTAAGGAACAGACAATCcgacacaaagaaaaaagctgcTTGGACATGCGCAACTCATCTGGCTGTCTTTGTTCTGTTCGAACTTACCACTCTGTTTACGGTGATCTCATACCGGTTCAGTGCTGTGTCCCCTGTTCTGCAGAGAGCCATTGGAATCTCAGCTATAGTCTTTCCTCCGCTACTTAACCCTCTGATATATGGCCTCAATACTAAAGAAATCAGAACCAAAGTCATTCACTTCTTCAACaaaactgctttttctttttttaaacaatgtagTCTTAGGCGGAAGATATTTCATAAGTAA
- the LOC108921184 gene encoding putative gustatory receptor clone PTE01, protein MQPNMSETQSDLTMEPLDIPPSRTYPVFFLGLMTYCIILVFNLTVLLTIILNKQLHKPMYLLLTNLTINDMLGATAFFPQLLSSILLQSRSISYPACILQTVVVHVYGCGSLNILMFMAYDRYVAICHPLRYQLIMTPSILFKMIAAIWLIPFPLVGILCSLLTRFKFCRSVITDMFCNNPSLMKLICEDTSINNYYGLFITFCANAVTLCALAFTYIQILLTCLFNKHSDTKSKAVRTCGTHLVVFILYELTTLFAVLAHRFNEVSPFLRRCAGISVLVFPPILNPLIYGFNMNEIRSKVIYSLNKKVSPLFIQRSTSQQTFSR, encoded by the coding sequence atgcaacCCAACATGTCGGAAACTCAGTCTGACTTAACCATGGAACCCTTGGACATACCACCATCGAGAACCTACCCAGTGTTCTTCCTTGGACTTATGACTTACTGCATCATACTGGTCTTCAACCTGACTGTCCTCCTCACCATCATCCTCAACAAGCAGCTGCACAAGCCCATGTACCTGCTGCTAACCAACCTGACCATCAATGACATGCTTGGTGCCACTGCTTTCTTCCCCCAACTGTTATCCAGCATTCTACTGCAGAGCAGGTCTATTTCATACCCTGCATGCATTCTGCAGACAGTGGTTGTCCATGTCTATGGTTGTGGGTCCTTAAACATCCTGATGTTCATGGCTTATGACAGGTATGTTGCCATCTGTCATCCTCTGAGGTACCAATTGATCATGACCCCCAGCATTTTGTTTAAGATGATTGCAGCTATATGGCTCATTCCGTTTCCTCTTGTTGGAATATTGTGCTCTCTCCTGACACGCTTTAAGTTTTGCCGGTCAGTAATCACAGATATGTTCTGCAACAATCCCTCCTTGATGAAATTGATCTGCGAGGACACAAGCATCAATAATTACTATGGGCTGTTCATCACCTTCTGTGCCAATGCTGTCACACTGTGTGCACTAGCCTTTACCTATATTCAGATCTTGCTTACCTGTCTTTTTAACAAGCATTCTGATACTAAAAGCAAGGCCGTACGGACCTGTGGTACGCATTTAGTTGTCTTCATTCTCTATGAACTCACCactctgtttgctgtgttggcCCACCGATTCAATGAGGTATCACCTTTTCTGAGAAGATGTGCTGGAATCTCAGTTTTAGTGTTCCCTCCCATCCTTAACCCCCTGATTTATGGCTTCAACATGAATGAAATTCGGAGcaaagtaatttattcattaaacaaaaaagtgtcCCCCTTATTCATACAGAGGAGTACTAGCCAGCAGACATTTAGCAGATAA
- the LOC108921185 gene encoding olfactory receptor 52D1-like, whose translation MDNRTEDGNMLQIEDFALAPQYIYPVFFILLFTYLIIMITNTGVMVLIATERSLQQPMYLLFCNLSFNDIMGNTNILPKIMSHLLLSERYITYAECVIQAFCSHIYGTAAHTILMVMAFDRYVAICNPLRYSSIMTTSMVLKLSAYAWGVPLVMVSVLLGLTIRLTRCRSVIVNAYCDNASLFKLSCEDVSINNIYGLIFTALLFGSSMGSIAITYFRIVTVCLTKKSKELNSKALQTCASHVALYMIMLWTGFSTIITHRFQMSSVFRKLASVLFHVVPAYLNPIIYAVHTKELKSKIIQLFCSVCK comes from the coding sequence ATGGACAACAGAACAGAGGATGGAAATATGCTGCAAATAGAGGATTTTGCCCTTGCGCCGCAGTATATTTAcccagtgtttttcattctgctctTTACTTATCTAATCATTATGATCACCAATACAGGAGTTATGGTCCTCATTGCCACAGAAAGGAGTCTACAGCAGCCCATGTATCTTTTATTCTGTAATCTGTCCTTCAATGATATTATGGGGAACACTAACATTCTCCCAAAAATAATGTCACACCTCCTCTTATCTGAGAGGTATATTACTTACGCTGAGTGTGTAATTCAGGCATTCTGTTCTCACATCTATGgcacagctgcacacacaatACTAATGGTCATGGCTTTTGACAGGTATGTGGCCATATGTAACCCTCTGAGATACTCCTCAATCATGACCACCAGCATGGTGCTGAAGCTGTCAGCATATGCTTGGGGTGTACCACTTGTAATGGTATCAGTTCTACTGGGCCTCACCATTCGACTCACCAGATGCCGGTCAGTCATTGTGAACGCGTACTGTGACAATGCGTCTCTGTTCAAACTTTCATGTGAGGACGTGTCCATCAACAACATCTATGGACTCATTTTCACAGCATTGCTGTTCGGTTCTTCCATGGGAAGTATTGCCATCACCTATTTTAGAATAGTCACAGTTTGTCTCaccaagaaaagcaaagaaCTGAACAGCAAAGCACTGCAAACATGTGCCAGTCATGTAGCCCTATACATGATAATGCTGTGGACTGGGTTCAGTACAATTATCACCCATCGCTTCCAAATGAGCTCAGTCTTCAGGAAACTGGcatctgttttatttcatgttgTTCCAGCATACCTGAACCCCATCATTTATGCAGTGCATACAAAAGAATTGAAAAGCAAGATAATTCAATTGTTTTGCTCAGTGTGCAAGTAG